DNA from bacterium:
CCGGACGATCGTCGAGGGGTTCAACGCCACGCTCGACGCCGTCGTCGCCCCGCTCGCCGCGGCGGCGCGGAGCATGGAGGAGATCGCCCGCGGCGACGTGCCGGAGCGGGTGGCGCTCGGCGCGCGCGGCGACTTCAAGGCGATCGAGGACAGCCTCAACGTCTGCACGGCGGCCATCAAGTCGCTGATCGCCGACGTGGAGGATCTCTGCCGCGGCGCCCTCGACGGCAAGCTGCACGTCCGCGCCGAGGCGGCGCGGCACCAAGGGGAGTTCCGCAAGATCGTCGAGGGGATCAACGCCACGCTCGACGCGGTGACCGCGCCGCTCGACGTCGCCGCCGACCACCTCAAGCGGATCGCCCGCGGCGACGTTCCGCCGCGGCTGGAGACCGACTGGCGCGGCGAGTTCAACGAGATCAAGGACGCGCTCAACACCTGCAGCGCGGCGATCGGGGCCCTCGTCGCCGACGCGCGCGGCATCGCCGAGGCGGCCGCGGCCGGGCGGCTCGGCGTGCGCGCCGACGCCTCGCGGCACCAAGGGGACTTCCGCCGGATCATCGAAGGGGTCAACGGCGCGATCGACGCCGTCGTCGGGCCGCTGACCGCCGCGGCGCGCGGCATGGAGCGGATCGCGCGCGGCGACATGCCGCCCACGATCACGGAGGAGTACCGCGGCGACTTCGACCTGCTGAAGCGCGGCCAGAACACCTGCGTCGCCGCGGTCAAGGCGATGATCGCCGACATCGAGGAGCTTCACCGCGCGGCGGTCGAGGGGCGGCTCGACGTGCGGGCCGACGCGTCGCGCCACGAAGGGGAGTTCCGCAAGATCGTCGCCGGCGTGGACGAGACCCTCGACGCGCTGACCGCGCCGCTGCGCGTCGCGGCGCGCAACCTCGAGCGGATCGCCGCCGGGGACGTCCCCGAGCCGATCACCGACGCCTACCGGGGCGAGTTCGAGCGAATCAAGGAGAACCTCAACACCGCCGCCGCGGCGATCCGCGCGCTCGTCGCCGACGCCGAACAACTCGTGGACGGCGCGGTCGCCGGCCGGCTGACGACGCGCGCCGACGCCGCGCGCCACCGCGGCGACTTCCGCCGGATCGTCGAGGGGATCAACGGCGCGCTGGACGCGCTCGTCTCGCCGATGCAGGAGGCGGCGGGGGTGCTGCAGCGGGTCGCGGACCGCGACCTGACGGCGCGGGTCGAAGGCGAATACGCCGGCGACCACGCGCTGATCAAGAACGCGCTCAACACCGCCGTGGCGAACCTCGACGAAGGGATGCAGACGGTCTCGCGCGCGGCGTCGCAGGTCGCGGCGGCCTCGGGGGAGATCAGCGTCTCCAGCCAGGCGCTCGCGCAGTCGGCCTCGGAGCAGGCGGCGACGCTGCAGGAGATCGGCTCGAGCCTCGAGGAGATCTCCTCGATGACCCGCCAGGCGACCGACGGCGCGCGGAAGGCCAGCGCCGCCGCGTCGTCGAACGCGGAGAGCGCGGGGCGCGGCAAGGAGGCGATGGGACGCCTCTCGACGGCGATCGAGCGGATCAAGACCTCGTCCGACGAGACGGCCAAGATCGTCAAGACGATCGACGAGATCGCCTTCCAGACGAACCTGCTCGCGCTCAACGCGGCGGTCGAGGCCGCCCGCGCCGGCGACGCCGGCAAGGGGTTCGCCGTCGTGGCCGAGGAAGTGCGCAACCTGGCGATGCGCTCGGCCGAGGCGGCGCGGAGCACCGCCGACCTGATCGAGGGGTCGGTGAAGAACGCCGAGAACGGCGTGGCGGCGAACGGCGAGGTGCTGCGGGTGTTCGAGGAGATCGCCGGACAAGGCGGCCGGATCAACGAGATGGTCGCCGAGATCGCGGCCGCCTCGGAGCAGCAGGCGGTGGGGATCGCGCGCGTCAACCAGGCGATCACGCAGATGAACCAGACGACGCAGCAGACGGCCGCCAATTCCGAGGAGACGGCGGCGGTGGTGCAGGAACTCGCGGGACAGGCCGGCGGGATGCAGTCTATGGTCGCGGAGTTCACCATCGGCGGGCGCTGAGCGTTTCCGCCGGGAGGCGTTTCGATGACCACCGTCGTCGATCCCGAGGGTCTGGCGCGGGCCGTCGCCCGCGGCCGCAGCGCCGTGTTGTTCCACGCGACGTGGTGTCCGCACTGCCGTCGCTTCGCGCCGGAGTTCCGGCGCGCGCTGGAGGCGGCCGACGGGCGGCGCGCCGTCGAGGCGGTCGTGGACGACGAGGCCAACCCGCTCTGGACGCTCCACGCGATCGAGGTCGTCCCGACGGTGATCTTCTTCGAGGAGGGCCGCGCGACGAAGCGGCTCGACGGCGTGCTCGGCGTCGGCCTCGACGCGGAGCGACTGGGAAGCGCGCTCGCGGAGTGATGCGCGCGCCGCGGCGGGGTACCATGCCGCCGCTATGGGACTCGGGCGGATCAAAGGCGGCATCGGCGGGAAGGCGGCGCGGGCGACGCTCGCGCTGGCGCTCGCCTGCGGCCTCGCCGCGCCGGTCGCCGAGGCGGCCGGGCGCGCGCGCCAGAGGCAAGGCGCGGCGAAGGCGGAAGTCCGCCGCGACGTCAAGCGCTACGACTCCCGCCTCTTCGGCCCCGAAGTCCCGCTCGCCGAGATCGTCGGCCGGCTCGGCCTGCCGCGCGACGACGACGGGAAGCTGCTCGCGGCGCGGGCGGTGATCATCAAGAGCCAACGGCGGCTCGAACTCTACGTCGGCGACCTGATGGTCAAGGCCTACCGCGTGCAGCTCGGCGGCCGTCCCACCGGCGACAAGGAAAAGGCGCACGATTCGCGCACCCCCGAAGGGGAGTACGCCGTCTGCCGCCACGTGCCCGGCGCCTATCACCGCGGGCTGCTGATCAACTATCCGAACCTCAAGGACGCGCAGCGCGGCCTCGCCGCGGGGCTGATCGGCGCCGACGTCGTCGCGGCGATCGAGCAGGCGACGCGCGACGGCGGCTGCCCGCCGCAGGAGACGCCGCTCGGCGGCTGGATCATGATCCACGGGCAGCATCCGAGCGTCACGGCGTGGCTGGAAAACGAGGCGCAGGAAGGGCGCGTGCGGCTCGAGCGCGGCCAAGTGCCCGGAGACGGCAATCCGCGAAGCCTGCACAAGGTGTGGGACTGGACGCAGGGGTGCGTGGCGTTGCTCAACCCGGACGTCCGGGAGTTGTTCGACTTCCTCGCCGACGGCGCGCGGCTGACGATCGTCGCCGACGGCGTTCCGGCGGCGCCGATCGCGTGGCCCCCGCCGGCGGAAGTCGATCGCGGGCCGGAGGCCGCGGCGCCGCAAGCGGCCCCGCCCGTGCGGCGAAGCAAGAAGAGTCAGGGAGCGAAGGCGCCCCAAGGCCCGTCGCCGTCCGGCCCGACGACGACGACCAAATAGGCCGCGAAGTTCCCCGCGGCGTTGTCGGTGAAGGTCGTGTCGGTCGGGTCCGCATCCTGCGCCGTCACGTCCACGAACGAGGCCTTCTTCGTCGCGTCGGCGCCGCGCAGGATCTTGTAGCGCACGGCCAGCGGATCGGCGCGCCAGACGAGGGTCACGCCGCTCCCTTTCGTCATCGAGGCGATCGCCGTGTCGCGCGTCGGCACGCCGCACTTGTGCGAGTCGCAGCCGACGCCGGCGCCGTAAACGAACGCCGCGTCGTCGATCCACCAGCCGCCGTCGGCGACGTTGACCGAATCGTCGGAAGAGAAGCGAAAACGGAGTTTGACGGTCTGGCCGACGTAGGACGAGAGGTCGGCGACCGTGCGGCGGAACGACGTCGATCCGGTCCACGCCTGCTGTCCGCTGAGCGCGCCCCCCTTGAGCGTCGCGTCGTAGCCGCCTTCGGTGAAGTGCGATCCGACGTCGTTCCAGTTCGCGCCGCCGTCGGTCGAAATCTCCAGCCGTCCGCCGTCCCACGACGCCTCGGAGGCGATCTGGTGCCAGACCTCGAAGCGCGGGTTCGGGGCGACGACGGTGTAGGCGGGGGTGGCGAGCCACTTCTCGCTCGTCGAATCCGGATCCGAGCAGTGGAACGAGTACTGCCCGCCCTGGGTGTTGTTGGCCGTGGCGACGATCGCCCAGTCGTCCGTCCCGCTGCCCGCGCCGTGGGTCCAGCCGGACGGCGCGGCGCCGGCGTGCTCCATCGTCTCCGTCGTGCGCGTCTCGCTGAAGTCCCGGTTCAGCGTCGCCTGGAACGAGGTCGAGGCGGCGAGGCCGCCGTCGCCGGTCGCGGCGACCGTGAACGTCGCCGAGTCGAGGCAGGAGACGGCGCCGATCTGCACGTGGAAGTTGATCGCCTGCGACGCGCCCCCGGCGAGCGTCCCGACGACCAGCGGGGCTTCGGTCACGTAGATCTTGCTGGTCGAGGAGAGGGTCGCGGCGACGTTCGTCGCGGCCGTCAGGCCGTAGTTGTGAAGCGTGGCGCGGACGACGACCCACTCGCCGGGGTCGCCGTAGCCGTCGGGGTCGCACCCCGCGGAATCGTCGAGCGCGGCGGGATCGAGCCCGAGCACCGCGCCGGCGGCGGGATCGACCGGGATCGTCGTCTCGACCGGCCGGCGGCCGGGACGGGTCGCCGTGACGGCGATCGTTCCGGTCGCCGCCGGCGGCGGCGCGAGGGTCAGCGCGACGTGCCCCGCCGCGTCGGTGTAGGCCGCCTCGAGCACGTGGTCCGACGAGCGCTGCACGGCGACGAGCGCGCCGGCGATCGGGTTCGTCCCGTCGGTGACCGTCGCCTCGAACGCCGTTCCGCCGACCGCGAGGCTCGGCGTCGTCGTCATCGACATCGCCTTCGGCGCGCCGAGCCAAATCGAAAGGGACGGCTCGGAGAGCAGCGTGTAGATCTGGTAGTAGTAGGCGACGTTGTCGGCGGCGCCGTAGTGGTTGTAGACGTCGAGCTTGGCGAGGTTCGTCAGCTGCCCGGCCAAGGGGGCGGCGGCCGAGAAGAGATGCTGGTGGAACGAGCGCTCGAGGATGTCGTCCTCGTCCCAGTAGCTGTAGTCGCTCGCTCCCCAGTAGCCGACCGAACCCTTGTTCGCCGACTTCTGCCAAGTCTCGCCGACGACGTCCGAACCGTAGTTGATGTGCGCGGTGAGGCAGGCGTTGGCGACGACGAACGGATACATGCCCGAGTTCGTGTTCGCCGCCACGTCGGCCTGCCGGTAGCTGGCCGAGCCGTTGTCCCCCGGCCCGTACCACATGCTCTCCGCCCCGTGGCCGGAGTACTCGACGATCCCGCGGCCGTCGTTGATCGACGCGGAAATGTCGGCGCGCGTCGCGCCGTAGCTGTGGTAGTGCCGGTCGCTCGCCGCCGCGCCGTGGCTGTACGCCGTCTGCTGGTAGCCGTTCGGCACGTAGTACGTCGTGTTGACGTAGTCGTGCGTCGTCTCGATCGTGGTGATGTAGTCGGCTTCCTGCGTGCCGACGAACCCGGCCTTGGAGAGCCACGCGGTCGTGGGGAACGTCGCGCGCTCGTACATCAGCAGCTTGTTCACGACGTTGGTCGTCTCGGCCGCGGTCTGCGTCGAGATCCGCGCGATCGCGAGGTCCGGGAGGTAGTCGCTGCCGTCCACGCAGGCGTACCAGTTCTCGTCCGGCTGGCTGTAGCCCATCGCCGAGCCGACGTGCACCGGCACGTAGGCGCTGTCGCCGACGAGCAGCACGAAGCCGAGCGACGGATGGCTCCACTGCTGGTACCGCTGCTGGATCGCCGCCTTGACGGCGACGTCGTCGGGCGAGACGCCGATCTGCGAGGTCTTGAGCACCTCGACCTTGAAGCCGGTCCTGCGCTTCCAGTCCACGAACGGCTGCAGCGCGGAGACGAGGCTGTCGTGGACGATCACCAGCATCCCTTCGGCGCCTTCGTCGGTCGCTCCGCCCACGCCGACCGGGCCGGATGTCGCCGCCGCCGTCTCGTTGGTCGAGGCGACGACTCCGGCGAGCGCGGCGTCGAGCTGCGGCGAGGCGAGGCGCGCGGCCTCGGCGTTCTCCTTGGCCGCGGCGCCCTCGGCGTTCGCCTTGACCGCGGCGCCCTCGGCGACGAGGCGCACGCCGATCGACGGGCAGACGCGCAGCTCGCCGCGCGCCGGGTTGGCGCGGACCGGGCGGATCTCGACCAGCGCGACCTCGCGCCCGCGGATCACGGCGCGGTCCACGATCTCCGCCGCGGCGGCGGGGTAGAGCTCGTCCTTGGCGTAGGCCAGGTGGTCCTCGACGTAGGGGACGACCGCTCCCTCGACCTTCGGAACCGGCGGCTGGACCGGCAACAGCCGATCGGGGAGGCCCCACTCCTTCAGCGAGACCGTCGTGCAGACCCCTTCGTCCACGTCGAGCGCGACCGCGGCGCCGCGCGGAACTTCGACGAGGCGGCGGCTCGCCGGAAGACGGGGATGACCGAGCGCGCCGGTCACGCCGCCGCCCTGAAGCTCGAGGACGGCGCGCGGTCCGCGCTCCGTCGGCGCCTCGCCGACCATCAGGCCGGGCGTCTCGAGGCGCGCCGCGTAAAGCGCCCCGGCCGAGCTCTCCTGCTTGAGCGCGGCGGGCGCCGGGGCCGCGGCGCCGGCGAGCGGCACGTAGCGGCTCGGCGACGGAAATCGTCCGTCGGCGACGGCGGAAGTGATGCAGCACAGCGACAGCAGAGCCATGACGACGTGACGGGTGGGGGGCATCGCTGGTCCTTGGGGCGGCCGCGGGGGGCGGCGGCAATTGAGTGAAGGATAGCCCGAATCAGGTTCGGCCGAAGAGGCGCCCGCGATCGCCGTACGCTCTGGGCATGGGACATTCGGTCGCCCAAACCGAAGGCGTCCGCGTGGAGGTCAGGAGCTTCTACCTCCCCGACCGATCCGAGCCTGCGCGGGACATCTACTTCTTCGGCTACCGGGTGCGGATCGCCAACGAAGGCCAGTCGCCGGTGCGCCTCGTCAGTCGGCATTGGATCGTCACCGACGGCGAGGGGCGGGTCGAGCACGTCCGCGGCCCCGGCGTCGTGGGCGAGCAGCCGCGGCTCGAGCCGGGGGAGGCGTTCGAGTACACCAGCTTCTGCCCGCTCCCGTCGTCGTTCGGCGCGATGCGCGGCAGCTACCAGATGGTCCGCGACGACGGGTCGTGGTTCGACGCCGTGATCGACTCCTTCTCGCTGGAGATGCCGCGCTCGCTCAACTGAGCGCCTGCACGGTGAAGCCGAGATTGTTGCGGCCGCCGAACGACGTCGCGCGGCCGTCCGATGCGCGTCGCCGGCGACGGCGGCAAGGCGATTCCGGTCCTTTCGCGCGCGGCTTCGAGACGCAAACGCCCACTGATTCGACGGACCGTCCCCCTGCAACAATCTCGGCTTCACCGTGAGCGGCTTGCCGTCGTCCCGCCGCGACGTTAGTGTCTTCTCCGATGAGATTAGTTCGCGCGATTGCCCGCTGGTTGGCGAAGGACCGGTCTCGGTCCTCCCGCGCCGCCGCCGACTGCGGCGCCGCGCGCGGTCCTTGGCGTTCGCTCGGCGCCGGCCCGTCGTGCGGAACAGGAGCTTCCTCTTGCGGGGGCGGCTGTCTCGGCTGCCCTCTGGCATCGCGCGCGCCCATCGTTCCGGACCCGCCCCCTAGCGCGCCCGCGCCGCGTTGAGACCGGCCGTCGCGGGCCGCCGCCGCTGGATCTGTTTGCGGCGCGCGGCGTCCGAAGGCGACAAACCCACGGTGACGCCGAGCCTGTTGCACGGGAACGGACCGGCGAATCAGTAGGCGCGTGTCGCCTCGGATTGCACGCAAGCTGACCGAAGCCCTGTTCCCTCCGCCGCGGAGGAGACGTGGAGAAGAGCCGCGCGGACTCATTCGGGCGGCGCAACAGTCTCGGCTTCACCGTGCGACAATCCCCGCCCCAACGAGGGGGATCTTCTGCGATGAATCGTCCGACGACGCTCGCCCGACTCCTGCTCTGCCTCGCCCCTGCGTTCCTCGCCGCCTGCGCCACGGTCCCCGGACCGCGCCCCGCGGCGCCGCGTTTCCCCGCGGCGGTCGAGGCGCCGGCCCGCCCGCCGCGCGTCGCGGTGGTGCTCGGCGGCGGCGGCGTGCGCGGCTTCGCCGAGATCGGCGTGCTCCACGTGCTCGAGCAGGAGCGCATCCCGGTGGACATCGTCGTCGGGACCTCGGTGGGGAGCCTCGTCGGCGCCTTCTACGCCGACTCGGGCCGCGTCTTCGACGCCGAGTTTCTCGCCGCGGGGATCGAGGAACGGGACCTCTTCGACTACAGCGCGATGGCCGTTTTTTCGGGAGGGTTAATCAAGGGGGAGCGGCTCGAGGACTACGTGCGGAGCCGGCTGCGCCACCACCTGATCGAAAAGATGGAGGTGAAGTACGCCGCGGTCGCGGTGGACGTGACGACCGGCAAGACGACGGTCTTCGATCGCGGCCCCGTGGCCCCGGCGGTGCACGCCTCCTGCGCGATCCCCGGCGTCTTCGTGCCGGTGGAGATCGACGGCGCGACCTACGTCGACGGCGGCGTGACCGATCCGTTGCCGGCCGACGTGGCGCGCGGCATGGGGGCGGACGTCGTGATCGCCGTCGCGGTCCCGCCCGCCGTGCCGCGGACGCGGCCGAAGAACCCGCTGGAGGTCGCCTTCCACGCCGTGACGTTGATGACGGCGGAGATCGGCCGGCTGCGGGCGCGCGAGGCCGACGTCGTCGTCGAGCCGAACCTCGGCGTCGTCGGCTTTCGCGACTTCGACCGGCGGCGCGAGATGATCGAGGCCGGCGAGGCGGCCGCCCGCGCCGCGCTGCCCGCGATCCGCGCGGCGATCGCGGCCCGTTCCCGCTGACGGAGGCGCCCGACGCGCCGCGTCTGCGCGCCGGAAAGGACGTTCTCTTCTCTCGCCCGGCCCGCCCCGTGCGTGTATTCTCTTTTCGCACCTTGTCGCGCTCCGTCGCGGCCTTGCGGGAGGATTTCTGAGCGACGCCCCGAAAACCGCCACCGTCCTCGTCATCGACGACGAGGAACTGGTCCGCAACGTCTCGCGCCTGATGCTCGAGCGTTTGGGGTACCGCGCGCTCACCGCCGGCGACGGGGTCGAGGGGATCGAAGTCCTCGAACAGCACCCCGGCGAAATCGACGCCGTGCTGCTCGACATGACGATGCCGCGGATGGGCGGGCTCGAGACGTTCCAGGAGCTCCAGCGCCGTCAGCCCGGCATCAAGGTCATCCTCGCCTCGGGCTACAACGAAGAAGACGCCGCGGAACGGTTCCGCGGGCACGGCTTGGCCGGGTTCCTGCAGAAGCCGTTCCAAATGCCCGCTCTGTCCGAGAAGCTGCGCGCCGCCCTCTCGTGAGTCTCGTCCGCTCCGCGGGGCGTTTCGCCCCCGCCGCGCTCCCGACGCAGGGCGCCGGCGAAAGGCCGCGCCTTTGCTTGATGCGTAAAACTGTCGGCTCTAACGTCGCACACTGCGGGGCTTCCGCCCCATCGACCCACTGAGGAGCCGCTTCTTGCTCGTTCGCCGCGAGGTCCTGCTTCGCCTCGGCGCGGTCGCGCTCGCCGCCGCCCTGGGCGCGGCGCCCGCATCCGCGGCGCCGGCGGGCGCCACGGTCCCGCGGCGGCTCGTGGTCGTGGACGAGGACGACGCGCCGCCTTACCTCTTCCGCGGTTCGGACGGTCGGCTCGCCGGCTTCACCGTCGATCTTTGGCGGGAGTGGGAGCGCGTCTCCGGCGTGTCGGTGGACATCCAAGGCGGACCGTGGCTCGAGATGCAGCGCGCCGTTCTTGACGGGCGCGCCGCCGTCATCAACGGCCTCAATCGCTCGCCGGCCCGCGAGCGCCTCTTCGACTTCGGCGAGCCGATCGACCACATCCCCGCGCGGATCTTCTTCGACCCGCGTCTCGGCGGCCTCACCAGCGTCGAGGCGCTCCGCCCGTTCGCCGTCGGCGTCGTGGCGGGGGACTACGCCGAAGAGTTCCTGCGGAGCCGCGGCGTCCAGGACCTTCGTTTGTACCCGCGGTACGAGACGCTCGTCGCGGCGTTTCAACGCGGCGAGGTGCGGGTCTTCGTCGCCGAGGAACCGATCGTCGCCTACGCGGTCTTCGAGCGCGGTCTCGAGGACCGCGTGCGGATGTCGCCGCCGCTCTACGACTCCGAACTGCGCCCCGCCGTGCGGAAGGGGGACGAGGCGACGCTGCGGCTCGTCGCGGACGGCTTCGCCAAGATCCCGCCGGAGCGGATCGCGGAGCTCCGCGACCGTTGGCGCGGCGAGGCGCTCAAGGGCTCGCGTCTCTCCGTCTCGGCGATCCTCTGGGGACTCGCCGCGCTGCTCGCCGTCGCCGCCGCGCTCGTCGCCTGGAACCGCGTGCTGCGCGCCCGCGTCCGCGCCAAGACGTCGGAGCTGCGGGCGGCGATGGAGCGGCTGCGGGAGAGCGAGTCGGCTTCGCGCCTGCTCGTCGAGACGGCGCAGGACCTGATCTGCACGCTCGCCGCCGA
Protein-coding regions in this window:
- a CDS encoding C25 family cysteine peptidase, which encodes MPPTRHVVMALLSLCCITSAVADGRFPSPSRYVPLAGAAAPAPAALKQESSAGALYAARLETPGLMVGEAPTERGPRAVLELQGGGVTGALGHPRLPASRRLVEVPRGAAVALDVDEGVCTTVSLKEWGLPDRLLPVQPPVPKVEGAVVPYVEDHLAYAKDELYPAAAAEIVDRAVIRGREVALVEIRPVRANPARGELRVCPSIGVRLVAEGAAVKANAEGAAAKENAEAARLASPQLDAALAGVVASTNETAAATSGPVGVGGATDEGAEGMLVIVHDSLVSALQPFVDWKRRTGFKVEVLKTSQIGVSPDDVAVKAAIQQRYQQWSHPSLGFVLLVGDSAYVPVHVGSAMGYSQPDENWYACVDGSDYLPDLAIARISTQTAAETTNVVNKLLMYERATFPTTAWLSKAGFVGTQEADYITTIETTHDYVNTTYYVPNGYQQTAYSHGAAASDRHYHSYGATRADISASINDGRGIVEYSGHGAESMWYGPGDNGSASYRQADVAANTNSGMYPFVVANACLTAHINYGSDVVGETWQKSANKGSVGYWGASDYSYWDEDDILERSFHQHLFSAAAPLAGQLTNLAKLDVYNHYGAADNVAYYYQIYTLLSEPSLSIWLGAPKAMSMTTTPSLAVGGTAFEATVTDGTNPIAGALVAVQRSSDHVLEAAYTDAAGHVALTLAPPPAATGTIAVTATRPGRRPVETTIPVDPAAGAVLGLDPAALDDSAGCDPDGYGDPGEWVVVRATLHNYGLTAATNVAATLSSTSKIYVTEAPLVVGTLAGGASQAINFHVQIGAVSCLDSATFTVAATGDGGLAASTSFQATLNRDFSETRTTETMEHAGAAPSGWTHGAGSGTDDWAIVATANNTQGGQYSFHCSDPDSTSEKWLATPAYTVVAPNPRFEVWHQIASEASWDGGRLEISTDGGANWNDVGSHFTEGGYDATLKGGALSGQQAWTGSTSFRRTVADLSSYVGQTVKLRFRFSSDDSVNVADGGWWIDDAAFVYGAGVGCDSHKCGVPTRDTAIASMTKGSGVTLVWRADPLAVRYKILRGADATKKASFVDVTAQDADPTDTTFTDNAAGNFAAYLVVVVGPDGDGPWGAFAP
- the apaG gene encoding Co2+/Mg2+ efflux protein ApaG, which encodes MGHSVAQTEGVRVEVRSFYLPDRSEPARDIYFFGYRVRIANEGQSPVRLVSRHWIVTDGEGRVEHVRGPGVVGEQPRLEPGEAFEYTSFCPLPSSFGAMRGSYQMVRDDGSWFDAVIDSFSLEMPRSLN
- a CDS encoding patatin-like phospholipase family protein — protein: MNRPTTLARLLLCLAPAFLAACATVPGPRPAAPRFPAAVEAPARPPRVAVVLGGGGVRGFAEIGVLHVLEQERIPVDIVVGTSVGSLVGAFYADSGRVFDAEFLAAGIEERDLFDYSAMAVFSGGLIKGERLEDYVRSRLRHHLIEKMEVKYAAVAVDVTTGKTTVFDRGPVAPAVHASCAIPGVFVPVEIDGATYVDGGVTDPLPADVARGMGADVVIAVAVPPAVPRTRPKNPLEVAFHAVTLMTAEIGRLRAREADVVVEPNLGVVGFRDFDRRREMIEAGEAAARAALPAIRAAIAARSR
- a CDS encoding methyl-accepting chemotaxis protein, translating into MKIAGKIWLTVGIVAGGYCLTTGVNFVLGLASESRVETTARALFPASQLGQRALTAFERQGKFYQDAVVMGDAGLLKEAAAQGEIVSGAFRELDALEGLDKKWTDAVAADAAAFVAQDQASAALYPKMVGGQLTDELQARAAQVAQGKEALHGELQKLVDGLSEELRARLAGVETATRVQRYATLALFLVIIVGAGFAVKVVVDRTSRPLVALAEVARRIADGDVDQEIAHRSDDETGELADAFRSLVDYIKGAAQAADALGRGDLSVRVEPRSERDVLAKSFARAVGNLRDVLGETGRLIEAARVGRLEVRGDATRFEGAFAELVGGVNDVFQAMARPLVLASDQLEKIARGEMPPRVAEDFGGDFNKIRDNLNLCVAAIKALIADVNGLSGAALEGRLSERADAARHQGEFRTIVEGFNATLDAVVAPLAAAARSMEEIARGDVPERVALGARGDFKAIEDSLNVCTAAIKSLIADVEDLCRGALDGKLHVRAEAARHQGEFRKIVEGINATLDAVTAPLDVAADHLKRIARGDVPPRLETDWRGEFNEIKDALNTCSAAIGALVADARGIAEAAAAGRLGVRADASRHQGDFRRIIEGVNGAIDAVVGPLTAAARGMERIARGDMPPTITEEYRGDFDLLKRGQNTCVAAVKAMIADIEELHRAAVEGRLDVRADASRHEGEFRKIVAGVDETLDALTAPLRVAARNLERIAAGDVPEPITDAYRGEFERIKENLNTAAAAIRALVADAEQLVDGAVAGRLTTRADAARHRGDFRRIVEGINGALDALVSPMQEAAGVLQRVADRDLTARVEGEYAGDHALIKNALNTAVANLDEGMQTVSRAASQVAAASGEISVSSQALAQSASEQAATLQEIGSSLEEISSMTRQATDGARKASAAASSNAESAGRGKEAMGRLSTAIERIKTSSDETAKIVKTIDEIAFQTNLLALNAAVEAARAGDAGKGFAVVAEEVRNLAMRSAEAARSTADLIEGSVKNAENGVAANGEVLRVFEEIAGQGGRINEMVAEIAAASEQQAVGIARVNQAITQMNQTTQQTAANSEETAAVVQELAGQAGGMQSMVAEFTIGGR
- a CDS encoding response regulator; its protein translation is MDDEELVRNVSRLMLERLGYRALTAGDGVEGIEVLEQHPGEIDAVLLDMTMPRMGGLETFQELQRRQPGIKVILASGYNEEDAAERFRGHGLAGFLQKPFQMPALSEKLRAALS
- a CDS encoding L,D-transpeptidase family protein produces the protein MGLGRIKGGIGGKAARATLALALACGLAAPVAEAAGRARQRQGAAKAEVRRDVKRYDSRLFGPEVPLAEIVGRLGLPRDDDGKLLAARAVIIKSQRRLELYVGDLMVKAYRVQLGGRPTGDKEKAHDSRTPEGEYAVCRHVPGAYHRGLLINYPNLKDAQRGLAAGLIGADVVAAIEQATRDGGCPPQETPLGGWIMIHGQHPSVTAWLENEAQEGRVRLERGQVPGDGNPRSLHKVWDWTQGCVALLNPDVRELFDFLADGARLTIVADGVPAAPIAWPPPAEVDRGPEAAAPQAAPPVRRSKKSQGAKAPQGPSPSGPTTTTK
- a CDS encoding thioredoxin family protein, producing the protein MTTVVDPEGLARAVARGRSAVLFHATWCPHCRRFAPEFRRALEAADGRRAVEAVVDDEANPLWTLHAIEVVPTVIFFEEGRATKRLDGVLGVGLDAERLGSALAE